The Verrucomicrobiota bacterium genome segment AACAATCCCTGGCCTCCTTTCGCCTCGAACCCGGCCTTGCGGTTGAACTTGTCGCCGCCGAACCGATCGTCGTCGATCCCGTCGCGCTTTGCTTCGATGAGAAGGGCCGAATGTTCGTCGCGGAGAATCGCGGGTATCCGACCGGGCCGGGGGATGGCTACGCCCCGGCCGGCACGATCGCTTTGCTCGAAGACGCGAACGGGGACGGTCGTTTCGAGAAGCGGACGACTTTCGCTTCCGGTCTGACTTTTCCAAATGGCGTGCTGCCCTGGAAAGGCGGCCTGTTCGTCACGTGCGCGCCCGACGTGCTCTATTTGAAGGACACGGACGGCGATGGCCGCGCGGACGAGCGGCGCGTGGTGTTCAAGGGATTTGCCACCAACCAGAGCACGCAACTGCGCGTATGCTATCCGACTTTGGGACCGGACAATTGGATTTACCTCAGCACCGGGTTGAGCGGCGGGAAGGTCACGTCGCCCATTTACACGAATCACCCGCCGGTCGATGTCGAGCGCAACGATTTCCGGTTCCGGCCAGACACGGATCAATTCGAGGCCGCGGACGGCAAAGGGCAGTTCGGGATGACGTTCGACGACTTCGGCCACCGCTTCACGTGCATGAACCGCGTCCACATTCAGCATGTCGTGCTGCCGTCGCGCTATCTAAAACTCAATCCGAACCTGGCGTTTTCGGAGACCATGCAGAACGTGCCGGAAGCCATGATCAACGATCTGCTGAAAGGGGAGAACCGCGCCGCGCGCATTTATCCGATCAGCGCCAACATCACCACCGCCGATTCGCACGCAGGGACATTTACGGCGGCGTGCGGCGTTTTGATTTATCGCGGGACGGCGTTGCCAGAGGAATATCGAGGCCAACCCTTCGCGTGCGATCCCACCGGCAACCTGGTGCACTGGGACAAGCTCATTCCCGCGGGAGCGACGTTCGCCGCCCGGCGCGCGCGGAATGACATCGAGTTCCTCGCGTCCACGGACAATTGGTTTCGTCCGGTCTTCCTCGCGAACGGTCCGGACGGCGCGCTTTACATTTGCGACATGTACCGGAAGACCATCGAACATCCGGAGTATTTGCCGGATGAAATCCGGAAGAAGACCGACTTCGACAGCGGCAAAGGGATGGGGAGGATTTATCGTGTGGCGGGGGCGAAGCGGCCCGGCGCCGGAGGGAGAGTTGTCAGTGGTCAGTTGTCAGTGGTCGGTAAGAATCGGAACATGGATTTCGGAAAAGCCGACGTGGAAGAGCTTTGCGCGATGTTGAGTCATCCGAGCGGGTGGCAGCGCGACGCGGCGCAGCGGTTGCTCATCGAACGGCAGGACCGCAGCGCTGTGCCGATCCTCGAGTCCATTGTGGCCGGCCGCCGCACGCCGATTCTTGGCTCGCCTGCGGGCCGGTTTCACGCGCTGCGCACGATCGAAGGGCTCGGCTCGGTCCACGACCTGACTCTTGAGTGTGCCCTGAGCGATCCGTTGCCCGGCGTGCGTGAGGCCGCGCTTCAAATCGTCGAGCCCCGTCTTCGCGGGGGACCGGACGCCTCGAAGTGGTTGGAACGTGTCGCGGCCATGGCGCCGGATCCGGATCCCCGCGTGCGTTTTCAATGTGCGCTGAGTTTGGGGGAAGCCGAGCTGAGTTTGGACCGACAAATGACCAATCGGTCCCTGCGTTTCAAGGAAAAGGCGGCGCTCATTGAAGCCCTGGCTTCCCTGGCGCTTCAGGACGCACGCGATCGATGGGCGCGCGCGGCCCTGCTCACTTCGGCGCACCGGTATGGCCAGGATTTGCTGGATGCTCTGATTCGTGAACCCCTTCCAAGCGTGGGAAATCTGCCAGAGTTCTTCGCCGAATTGGGCCGAACGCTGGCAGTTGATCTTCCTGGCTTCGGCCCTGGCGGGATGCTCGAAACGACCCAAATCGGCTTTGACAGCCGGGCCGGATTTCTCGCGGGCTGCGCGGACGGTTTGCGAAATCGCGCGCCAGTGAGAGGGAGCTTTACCCCCTTGGAGCTTTGGCTCAGCGGAACGTCGGATGGAAAGTACGGAGAGCTGCTCAGGAATCTATTCGAGGAAGCCCAATCCATCCTCGCCAGGACATCCGAGCCGGCTGGCCGCCGCCTGCGCGCCATCGCCCTCCTGGCGCATGCCGACGCGAAGCAAGCCAGCGCTGCTCTCTTGCCGCTCCTGGAGTCGCAGCAACCGTCCGAAGTTCAAACCGCCGCCGTCCGCGCCCTGGTTCAACCGCACCATTCCGGAGCCGCCGCGGAATTGCTCGCTTCGTCGCGGTGGCGAAGTTTCACGCCGGCGGTTCGGAGCGCCGTATTGTCCGCGCTGTTGACGCGCCAGGAATTCTTGCCGGACGTGCTGGCGGCGATCGAGGCGGAGTTGCTGTCCCCTTCGGTTCTGAACAACGCCCAGCGCAATCGGTTTCTGAATCACAAAGATCCGGCCTTCCGAAAGCGCGCGGAGGCGGTCTTCAAATCCGCGCAGAGCGGGGATCGCATGAAGGCCTTTGAAGAAAACAAATCCGTTTTGAGCCTGAGGGCCAACGCGCGAAACGGAAGCGCTGTTTTCAAGCAACATTGCGCGTCGTGCCATCGCCTGGACCGCGAGGGAATTCCCGTCGGGCCCGATCTCTTCGGCATCCGCAATCAGCCCAAGGAAGCGATCCTGCTCCACGTGCTCGTGCCCGATTACGAGATCGTGCCCGGGTTCGCCGGTTACGTGGTGGAGACGAAAGATGGCCGCATCCTCTCCGGATTGATTCTCTCCGAAACGCCGACGAGCATCACATTGCGTCAAGCGCAGGGCATCGAGGAAAACATCCTGCGCGGGCAAATCGCCGGCCTCGCCGCGAGCAATTCATCACTGATGCCGGCTGGTTTGGAGAAGGCGATGTCGCGCCAGGATCTGGCCGATTTGATCGCCTATCTGAAAGGCGAGTGAGGCTAGTGCGCGTTTGAAAATGCCTTTTGGGTGGGAACAAGCCACTGGCCTGTTGCGGCAGGCTACCCGCCTGCCGGAATGTTCGGCGGCAAGTTGCCGCCGAACACGGGCTGGTAGCCCGTTCCACCCATTTTCAAAACAGGCTGTTATTAGCCCGAACCCCCAGCTTCCTCTTTGAGCTTCTTGAGATCCTCCGCCAGGAATTGGGCGACGTCCTTGAACTTGGGGACATTTTCCGGGTTCACGGCCATAAGCAGTTGATGCGCTTCCAGGCACGTCCGGGTGATTTCTTCCTTGCTGGCCGGAACATGCGTCGGCGCTGACGGTTCGAGTGCTGCTTCCGCGGGATTGGCGCCGCGCAGCATCGCGAAGAGGTGGGCGACGCCGAGATTCTCCAGCAATTCGGCGACGCGCTGATTGGGGTTGAGCAGTTGCAGGCACGTCGCGCTGCCTTCGGGCGGCGTGCCCGCGGAGTGGAGAACCGCGCCCACCAGCACGCCGAGAAACGTGCTGTCCATCGTCGCGCACTCGCCCAGGTCGAGGACGAAATTCCTGAAACCATTCCCCTGCAGCTTGGCCAGCAGAATCTTGAAATGGACGCTCAACGCGACATTGGCGCGCCCGATCACCTTCACGAACCCCACTTCGTTGGCCACGGCGACCAGCAGGTTGGAGGGTGATGGATTCATGGTTTGCCGTCAAGAGGGAGCCGCCGTGGGCGTTGCGGGGCGCTTGACGATCTGAACCAGCGCTTCCTGCAACACCAACGCTTCGTCCAGGCCGCTCAGCACGAGCCGTTGGTTGCAGCGCAGCAGCAGTTCCATGGCGCGGACCAATTCTGCCGCGGT includes the following:
- a CDS encoding c-type cytochrome yields the protein MNQSSPGIALLCIALAIHATESAYPQAPNAGSADRPLPPEQSLASFRLEPGLAVELVAAEPIVVDPVALCFDEKGRMFVAENRGYPTGPGDGYAPAGTIALLEDANGDGRFEKRTTFASGLTFPNGVLPWKGGLFVTCAPDVLYLKDTDGDGRADERRVVFKGFATNQSTQLRVCYPTLGPDNWIYLSTGLSGGKVTSPIYTNHPPVDVERNDFRFRPDTDQFEAADGKGQFGMTFDDFGHRFTCMNRVHIQHVVLPSRYLKLNPNLAFSETMQNVPEAMINDLLKGENRAARIYPISANITTADSHAGTFTAACGVLIYRGTALPEEYRGQPFACDPTGNLVHWDKLIPAGATFAARRARNDIEFLASTDNWFRPVFLANGPDGALYICDMYRKTIEHPEYLPDEIRKKTDFDSGKGMGRIYRVAGAKRPGAGGRVVSGQLSVVGKNRNMDFGKADVEELCAMLSHPSGWQRDAAQRLLIERQDRSAVPILESIVAGRRTPILGSPAGRFHALRTIEGLGSVHDLTLECALSDPLPGVREAALQIVEPRLRGGPDASKWLERVAAMAPDPDPRVRFQCALSLGEAELSLDRQMTNRSLRFKEKAALIEALASLALQDARDRWARAALLTSAHRYGQDLLDALIREPLPSVGNLPEFFAELGRTLAVDLPGFGPGGMLETTQIGFDSRAGFLAGCADGLRNRAPVRGSFTPLELWLSGTSDGKYGELLRNLFEEAQSILARTSEPAGRRLRAIALLAHADAKQASAALLPLLESQQPSEVQTAAVRALVQPHHSGAAAELLASSRWRSFTPAVRSAVLSALLTRQEFLPDVLAAIEAELLSPSVLNNAQRNRFLNHKDPAFRKRAEAVFKSAQSGDRMKAFEENKSVLSLRANARNGSAVFKQHCASCHRLDREGIPVGPDLFGIRNQPKEAILLHVLVPDYEIVPGFAGYVVETKDGRILSGLILSETPTSITLRQAQGIEENILRGQIAGLAASNSSLMPAGLEKAMSRQDLADLIAYLKGE
- a CDS encoding STAS domain-containing protein is translated as MNPSPSNLLVAVANEVGFVKVIGRANVALSVHFKILLAKLQGNGFRNFVLDLGECATMDSTFLGVLVGAVLHSAGTPPEGSATCLQLLNPNQRVAELLENLGVAHLFAMLRGANPAEAALEPSAPTHVPASKEEITRTCLEAHQLLMAVNPENVPKFKDVAQFLAEDLKKLKEEAGGSG